The DNA sequence CAGTAGCTGGCTTTTTTGTGTATTGCATTAAGCTGTAGTGCTTAACTTGGATTTCTTAGCTCAAGATAATCAACTGCAATTGCCGCTGCCTCTGTAAGAAACGCGTCTTCAAATTCAAGGTCTTTAGGGGCGTCGTCTAAGTCTTTTACTGGCTCCATTCCTAACATTGATAAACGCTCGTTTAGGCGGGTAAGCAGTTTCTGCTCTTTTTTATCGCGTATAGCAATACGTGCTTGTTCGTTTAAGCTAACCGATACTCTGTCTTTTTCTTTCTGGTAATCAGCGATATCGGTAACAATGTACTGAAACTCTGTATCGGTAGCGATGCGCTGCTGATGCATTTTTTCTAGCGGTTCAACAAACGGTTTTACATCCCCTAACAGACTATATTTAGCGGGTTTTATTTTGTCCCAAGGCAAGGCATTGTCTTCAACACTTTCGCCTGTTTCCTCTGGAAGTAAAGCCGATGGATATGAAATATCTGGTACTACGCCTTTATGTTGAGTACTACCACCATTAATGCGATAGAACTTAGCGATGGTGTACTGCACATAACCCGTTTCATTTTCGTACATGTCATACAGTCGGCTCAATTTATGGTGTTGTTGCACAGTACCTTTACCATAAGTTTGTTCACCGATGACAATGGCTCTTCCATAATCCTGTAGAGCAGCGGCGAAAATTTCTGAAGCTGAAGCACTGTAACGATCCACTAGAATGACCATTGGCCCGCTGTAGGAAACTGAATTGCTATTATCAGGATTGACACTGATACGACCTAGTTGGTCTCGCACCTGCACAACAGGGCCACTAGGGATGAATAAACCTGTTAATGCGGTTGCTTCAGTTAATGCGCCGCCACCATTACCGCGTAGGTCTACAATTAACGAGCTAATGTTTTGTTCGTCTAATTTACGTAGTTCAACGTCAGCGTCTTGACTAAGATTAACGTAAAAACTAGGTACGTTGAGCACCCCTACTTTTTTGCCGTTTATCTCAATCACTTCACTTTTCGCGGCACGGTCTTCTAAGCGAACTTTATCGCGAACAATGTCAACGATTTTTGTTTTACCGTCAACTTTTCCGCCTGACGATAAAATTTCTAGTCTAACCGTAGTACCTTTAGGCCCTTTGATTAAATCAACCACATCGTCGAGACGCCAGCCAATAATATCAACCAGCTCTTCTTTACCCTGCGCTACGCCGACTATTTTGTCTTCTGGACCAAGCTGATTGCTTAATGCTGCTGGTCCACCTGGTAGCAGGCTTCGAATAACCGTATATTCGTCTTCACCCTGTAAAACCGCACCAATCCCTTCTAGAGAGAGGTTCATTTCCATTTGGAAACGTTCTGCATTACGAGGAGATAAGTAGCTGGTGTGTGGTTCAATGCTGCGAGAATAAGCATTCATAGCCGTTTGGAAAACGTCTTCGCTGTCGGTTTGAACTAAGCGTTTTATCGCACTGTTGTAGCGCTTAGTTAACACTTCAATGATTTTGTCGTCTTCACGACCCGCCAGTTTCAAGTTTAGCGCGTCAAATTTTACTTTTAAACGCCAGAGCTCTTTAATTTCAGCTTGAGTCTTAGGCCAATTCGCTTCTCGACGATCGTATTGAAACTCTTCGTCTTTAGTAAAGTCCATCGGCTCGTCGAGCTGTTGCAGCGAGAAGACCAATTGTTGATAGCGTCTTTTGAGGGACAAATCAAACATTGAGTAGAGAGGCTCTAAACGACCGTTAGGAATGTCTTGATCTAAACTGTAGCGATAGTGTTCAAACCTTTTCAAGTCTTCTTCTAAGAATAGACTGCGGTTACCGTCCAATTGCTGAATGAACTTATCAAAGATTTCACTTGATAACTCATCATCGAATGGAATGCTTCGGTAGTGAGAACGTGTATAAATTTTGCTAATTCGACTAGCTGCCGCAGCATGCTGACTTTGTTGACTTAATGTTGGTAGCGCATCCTGACCCAATTGAGGGGATTGCGCGAACAACAATGTAGAGTAACTAAGCGTTAAAAAGAATAACCACAGACCGCTCAAAAATTTCATAGGCACCTATCTCACTGCTAAATTCGTTTATGCAACAATATGTTCGGCTTTCACTTTAACCAACATACCGCTTGTAAGTGTAACAGCTATGCCATCTTTAGTGACTTCAGCGATTTGTCCTGGCATTGGCGTTTTACCTACCAATACGCGAACATTTTTCCCTGCTACCAAGTCTTTACTGTCTAGCTTTTCAATCGGCTTCTTTTCGACCGCAGGCTTATTAGCTGGCTTAGGTTTACTAGAACGTTTGAATTCTGCTTTTGGTTTACGCTCAGCAGCTTTTGCTTTCTCTGCTTGAGCCTTTTTGTTAGCAAAGGCTTTGTCTTTACTTTCTTTTAAGGTCTTTTGCGCGTGTTCAACGTGCTCTTGTTCAATTTCAGCCCCTTCTACACCGTCTAAGTCTACTCGTTTAGAGCCAACTTTAACGCCATGCAGATAACGCCAACTAGACGTATATTGTCTTAAGGCTGAGCGCAATACAGTATTACTAACTTTCTCGTCTTCTTTAAGACGTTCAGCTAAATCCTGAAAAATGCCAATTTTGAGCGGCTTGGCTTCACCCTCTAAAGAAAAACAGTTAGGGAATTGCGCCGTCAAATATTGAATGACTTCTTTGCTATTTTTCAGTTTATTAGTTTGTTCCATGATGACCTTTCTTATACATCTTAACTGGTACAGCTACAGCGCTGATTTCGGCTATTATAGTGAGCGTATGTTGAAAAGCCATTAAAAATGCAATTCTGACAAGTTATTTTCTAGCACTTTGACCAAATACTCGATACCAACTTGGTCAATTGGATCAAATCTAGAAAGGCGTGGACTATCAATGTCGATAACCCCAAACACTTGTCCATTGACATAAAAAGGCACCACAATCTCAGATTCGCTGGCACTATCGCAGGCTATATGGCCTGGAAATTTATGTACATCGGCTATTCGCAAAGTGCTTTGTGTCGCATAAGCCTCTCCACATACTCCCCTACCCACATTAATTGAGGTGCATGCGGGTTTACCTTGAAAAGGGCCAAGGAACAAGGTGTCATTAGCATTGTTTGCG is a window from the Agarivorans sp. TSD2052 genome containing:
- the prc gene encoding carboxy terminal-processing peptidase; this translates as MKFLSGLWLFFLTLSYSTLLFAQSPQLGQDALPTLSQQSQHAAAASRISKIYTRSHYRSIPFDDELSSEIFDKFIQQLDGNRSLFLEEDLKRFEHYRYSLDQDIPNGRLEPLYSMFDLSLKRRYQQLVFSLQQLDEPMDFTKDEEFQYDRREANWPKTQAEIKELWRLKVKFDALNLKLAGREDDKIIEVLTKRYNSAIKRLVQTDSEDVFQTAMNAYSRSIEPHTSYLSPRNAERFQMEMNLSLEGIGAVLQGEDEYTVIRSLLPGGPAALSNQLGPEDKIVGVAQGKEELVDIIGWRLDDVVDLIKGPKGTTVRLEILSSGGKVDGKTKIVDIVRDKVRLEDRAAKSEVIEINGKKVGVLNVPSFYVNLSQDADVELRKLDEQNISSLIVDLRGNGGGALTEATALTGLFIPSGPVVQVRDQLGRISVNPDNSNSVSYSGPMVILVDRYSASASEIFAAALQDYGRAIVIGEQTYGKGTVQQHHKLSRLYDMYENETGYVQYTIAKFYRINGGSTQHKGVVPDISYPSALLPEETGESVEDNALPWDKIKPAKYSLLGDVKPFVEPLEKMHQQRIATDTEFQYIVTDIADYQKEKDRVSVSLNEQARIAIRDKKEQKLLTRLNERLSMLGMEPVKDLDDAPKDLEFEDAFLTEAAAIAVDYLELRNPS
- the proQ gene encoding RNA chaperone ProQ, whose translation is MEQTNKLKNSKEVIQYLTAQFPNCFSLEGEAKPLKIGIFQDLAERLKEDEKVSNTVLRSALRQYTSSWRYLHGVKVGSKRVDLDGVEGAEIEQEHVEHAQKTLKESKDKAFANKKAQAEKAKAAERKPKAEFKRSSKPKPANKPAVEKKPIEKLDSKDLVAGKNVRVLVGKTPMPGQIAEVTKDGIAVTLTSGMLVKVKAEHIVA
- a CDS encoding GAF domain-containing protein — encoded protein: MEQLSSRYITLGKQLEALLDKELPYISNLANFSALLWLELEDINWVGCYIANNANDTLFLGPFQGKPACTSINVGRGVCGEAYATQSTLRIADVHKFPGHIACDSASESEIVVPFYVNGQVFGVIDIDSPRLSRFDPIDQVGIEYLVKVLENNLSELHF